The nucleotide window AACACATAATATCCATAGCATTTTAAGTATTGGTATTGATGCACCACTTAAATTTGACggcataaaatattattattgcgaCTTACTAGATTTACCCGAAGTTGATGTCACTGTATCGatagaaaaatgtataaaaattataGATGAGAATcggattgaaaatattcttgtaCATTGTAATGCTGGTGTATCCCGCTCGCCGACCATTGTTATTTCTTACTTGATGGTATATGAAGGATTATCCTTCGATGACGCTTACTACAAAGTCAAACAAGTTAGAGATTGCATCAAACCAAATGAGGGGTTTATAAAACAATTACGAACATTACAAATGACATGTAATGGATAAGTGTACAAAGGAAATTATTAATACTCCCAAAGCACCTATCGTAAGGTACTAAAGAAAGgaatacacatacacacacacacatatatatatatgtatatatattgttacaatagatttcATGTATTATGATATTACGTGTACAGAGAATAgtattttataattacaatatttcgtatttataatttattagaaaaGGTACATTCATGCACAGCGTCTATCAAATTCTTAGCcaaaattaaaagtatttaaagACTGCTAATTCTGGCATTTTTGTATAAACCATGCTTTGGAGAAATGACATGTAGGTCGTCGTACCAGGaagttttataaaaattactgtaaatctaaaaaatGTAAGTGAATTTCTGTATACATGacctattattttatttctgtaATAGTATCATGTTATTGTGTACCTTATAGTACAATACCTATTATACTGATTATTTATATACACTTGCCTATAAAAGTGAAAAAACAAATTTCACATAATTATATAGTAAATATCTAATATAAAATGTTgcgaataaattaatattactcATATTATGAAAAAGATATAATTTCATATATTAAGAACTTATAAAATGATTTTGTATTCATTAATGGGAACAAGGTAATAAGGCAACGGAAGAAATAAAAAGCAACTTACAATTAAAATATTAGACATAGAAAACGAGTTAAAAGATGAATTATAAAACACCAAGCTGTTAAAAAATCAATCTATTTTACAATACCGTGAATATTAAATAAGAATTAAAACTTGAAAAATTTAATACCAAGGACTAAAATAATCTCTTTTGCAAGAACGAAGAAAGAAGGATACATTCTTATATATAAGAACACTGACTTCAATATGATTATGTCTCAAAATCTGCTTCAATGTTAGTACAGGCTTTTTAACAGAAAATAATATTCAGAATATTAAGTGGTCAGGTTTAAACTCCATGgaaaatatatgtaattatgtattgcacaataataaaaaaaaaatgtattgtaataaacatatactAATAAAACTGCAAAATATGGTCCCAAATAGTGATAAAATTTCATGTCATGTTAATTTTCGAGTAACTGttttgtttcttaacttttgatGGTAAgtgtatatatctatatatgtcTTAAGTACAACATATCTGTACCTGAAAGGCATATCAGCAATCGTGCGAACCTTTCAATATTACACGATCGCTGTCTACACCTGCTCTTGGAAAGGAAATTAACACTCCTCCATACTCGTCTGCGATACGATACAGTACTCCACCTCTACGTGCTACAAAATGTCTATGGTGGCACACGCATATGTTTCTgtgccacatttcattcctcgccgcaatgttgccatgtcgtcaaaaccgtttcacaaactgaatttcatgaaactgattcctgcttcatgagcccgttctgccgcgcgctaggtttcttgaccagtaaaaggtggcgtgcggggcagtcgtgagcggcgtaGCAGtagcagcaagaacgctcgtcgaatattgttaatatctcaacaataataaagaaatggtcatttctacaaccgatgccccccagcttagacttttctgaatcgaagtatccaactcccgaactgctcacttgaatattggcacgtccatcttgcttgatacgaacagttgtcacgaagatattctgccgcgcgctaggttactagaccaggggaaggtgccattggagttcagtaatgatatagcacaaatctaagctcaatcaaaatttattgtacgtatctattatttaaaaaatattggttTTCTTTTCATTACGGATAAATAATTAGCTATTACTGcaattgtaattatatattagagtttagacttatttaagatgaattttatggTGATTAataatgtgggattaatttataatagagtaaaatttaatttttattttgatttcggttcgaTGAAATTATCtgattaaataattgaatttgatttctaatataaagttacggggtaattttattagaaataaataattgagttatagttaattagtactatgattataataatataatttattttatttgattaaattatattaaactgttaattatgaattaatttaatttgttggagtgagaatatatatatatatatatatatatatatattattttaattacggataaaaaattggctataaaatttttttcatacatacaatttatgaattcatatacaaattttaatagtttttataCGAGTGAAAATTagggattaatttttaatattaaatgaaagtttgaataagaaatttaaattaaataatggtaaactTAGTGCCAGCATcaacggttaaactactgttattagttaattttaagaatttttaaatttttaaagaatgATTAGGTATTAAGTAATTTTTAGGGGCTGTATTTAATTGCAGTTATCTGGAtagtaaatttaaataattatttaagttGAAAAAATTTATGTAAAGTGTACAAAGTGCccgtcactttcattataaatggaataagtcgtaacgtaGTAAAGGTATGGGAAaatgtttttattaaaattttagtttaacaaaaagtgtttcatttacattgaaaggattcttaataaggaaaattttattatttatacaaattataaatattattgatttcttaatttaatatatttaaaaaaaggaattacatgattataagttatagtatttatttaagaataaatttaatgattttaaaatgtgtgtgtatTGTAGAAgcagaaagtaatattaatataagtaaaagtgagaTTTTTGTaccttttgtatcagggttaattaaaataaagttagtgtttttaattatctcgaaagtaaaagagttaatttaatatttttatactaaaaatgatatatcttttgtattttgtttatttaataacatacacaaatgaaaaaacaaaacatatattacataattttcgagtaactgctttgtttcttaacttttgatGGTAAgtgtatatatctatatatatatatatatctatatatatatctatatatatatatatatatataatacctatatatatacaggtatatgtgtataataatataattattatcaatatttatataCGAGTATGTTTATACATATAATCTAATATTCACATTCCTCCAACAATTGAAATGAGCTGTCCTGAAGAAAATAGACAAGGCACTTGAACCGAATATCTTTTTCTTAGCTAGTTGGCCTCATAAATAGTAGAATGCAAACATTGCGCATTATACAGCAAAtagtaaaatagaatagaataaattaaGAGTCGCCTTTAAATTACGAACATTCATGATTCTGTCGTTATAAATGATGCCAATGATGCTGTGTCTCGTCTTCGATCACTGCGCAAAAGCAGTAGAAAAATATCAAGGCCTTCTAAAGATTATGTTCCCCAAAaacatatttatttatcatGACTAAAAACATTTCTGTTCTTAAATTCCATCGTTCGAGACTATACAATGATCGCTTAACACTTTGTTGGCAATTTGGTTCGCTTCATAGCGTCACTGATGGTTTTTGGTGTACGAATCGaccttattttatttatactagGTACTTACAAAAGCAGGAAatcacatatatatgtatatgtagtaTATCTAGGAACGTTTTCCTTAGAAAGACCTTAAAGCTTCACATTTCACACACGGTTCTGTGTACAGAATTCTAATATAGTGATGTGGTTCGATATCGATTCCACTGAAGTCCAACGCAacaaaaacgaaagaaaatgcaatttatgtacaaaaaaaatataaataaattaacaaaaaaaCATTATGCCCGGTTAAACGCGGAAGCGTCTAGTCGCGCAATCTACACAGATGGAGAGAATCTGAGAAATATATACAGGTTGTTTGGTAGACCGTAGTACGATCGAGAAAAAGAGTTGCATCTACTCGGGAAGAAAAACGAAAATACacaatataatttttttgtTCGAAGTTTCATTTTTGGAAATtcgtataaaaaaaaattttattttaaattttcgttgtgtgtgtgtgtgtgtgtgtgtgtgtgtgtttttacACGTAGAAACTCCTTCTCAAGTGTACCACAATTTACTGACCACCCTGTGTATAATACATAAAAGGAAATAATTGGTTCCTACGAAGCCACAGTCTTAAGTACAACATATCTGTACCTGAAAGGCATATCAGCAGAAATAAAATGTGAAATTAGATGTTCTCGTTATGAATACAATTGGCCGCCATCTTGCATCTGACTGTATATCCCTGCATGTTTTGTGTATGAGCGTTGAGTGAGCGCACGTGTACATGTTTCCTACATGGCAACGAACTTAAAATATTATGCGTTACAGTTACAGATACATCGGATATTGGTATAtgaactgtaaatataaacacCGTCGTCAAACATTTTGTAGTAAACCAGTGTCAGAGTCCAATAGAGTGGCCAGGTCGTATGCAGCAACATCAGTAATGAAACAGGGAACCACCTAGCACTAATGCGTTTACCCTTTCATATTGTTTGTCAGAGGAAAGTTATTATGCTTTGTTACCTTACATGCGTTCGtcgatttttttcatttttcttttctatttgatttaatttttttaacgtTTTACCCCCCAAGGACCTTCGGGGTTTGTTACAGGTACATGCGAGTATCCAGCAAACTCAGGAAATTCTTCTACACTTGCGGTATTTGGGGCGCTTTGTGGTTGTTGTTCCCAAGGACCACCTGTTACAAAGAAACCAGTGGAGCCTCCATCAGAATAACCACCTTTAGGCACCCTTAATCCTGCTTTACTCCAAGTGGCTTTACCCCAAGTTCGGAGGGCATCATCGGGTGTTTGACAGATCTGTGTTTCTAAAACATCCTGTATCTGTCAACAATTTAAAGTTCTTGATTCCGTTATCTAGATTTTGTAAGTGTCACTCATGTTATAATACTTACATATTCTTCTGTTAAATTCAATAAATGATCCTTTGCGTCGGCTACGTTCTCCTCTGTACCCACGATAGTTACGAGATTTTTATCGGGATCGGATTTTCGAGGAAACTTAATATCAACTGAAAATTCGTCCATTATCTTACGAATGTTTCTACCCTTTGTACCAATTAAACGCGAATGTACACGATAATCTATGTCCACTTCTTCCTTTGTCAAGCCATTCTAAACGATTAAAAAGACAATGAAATACAGAATTATTTATCATCGGAGATAGACTGaaattgaatataaatgattatataCTTACCAATTcattcacaatttttataatatcatctCGAGCACTGTACGCATTTTTTTCATAACCTGTGATTGTAATGATATGTTCTTCAGGGTCACCTTTTCGCGGAAAATCTATCTCGACATCGTGATCGCTACGTATTTTGTTAATTACAGCTCCTTTACGTCCAATTATTTTTGGGTGGTATTCTGGATTAACTTCAAGCTAAAAAAAAGGCAAGCTTAGTATTATTTTGGTCACATTCGGCCAGCGCTGTATGAATAAAACTTAAAATAATGAGTATTGATACCttcaattcgaataatttcaagGCTCTATCTTGTCGTTCAGCTTCCAAAGCTTTGCATTTGTCTAAAATAGCTTGCTTCGCATTTTCAACGCAAGAAGGAGTTCCAGAAATCTAGTAAACAAAAGGCAATATATTAAtctcgaataatgaataatatattaACTTCATACAACAGTTTACATACCTTGATATAATCAAGCTTCTCTACGGCCGGAGATAACATGATATGAACGTCATATATATACATTAGCTCTCGCACGTCACGGCCCTTCTGTCCTATTATAGAACGGTGTAAATTAAACGGTACCTCCACCTACAATTGTAAATCCAATCTTTTATCTAACTCAATTATAAAACTATTTTACTATTGTTTACTATGTACTAAATATGCTGACCTTTATTGTAATCGGTACTAGATCGAGAAGCGCTTGCTTAGCAGCTTCAACATTTTCTGGCTGTCCTGTAATTCGAATAATATCAGATGCCGGAACTGTTTCCGAAACTTCTCCGTTCTCGCCATTAATTTGTTCTCCTTCACGATGTTCGTCTAAAAGTTATGAAATTATACGTGTGAGAATCTTATTTATCATCAAAGTTCAATATTGAAAAATTATACTAATAAAATAAAGTGACATGTACCGTATGTTTCACGATCTGGAAATTTGATTTGTACATCATATTCGGAAGTGACCTGTTGCACTTTACGTCCTTTCGCCCCCATAACGGTTCGGTGATGTTTCTGAGGTATTATACATTCCTTAGTTACCATTGATTcctaaaaaaaaacaataaaaaaatcatGTGCGCCTAAAAAATGAAAGATGATACTagtagaaatttaaaaaattttaccaGTTCCTGCACGATCTCTCGCATTCTTTGCTTCGCGGCTTCTATGCAATCGTGCGAACCTTTCAATATTACACGATCGCTGTCTACACCTGCTCTTGGAAAGGAAATTAACACTCCTCCGCACTCGTCTGCGATACGATACAGTACTCCACCTCTACGTGCTACAAAATGTCTATGATGCTTTGGATCAATACGGATTTCACCTTCAGTAATGTTATCCTAtacaacaaaaat belongs to Megalopta genalis isolate 19385.01 chromosome 1, iyMegGena1_principal, whole genome shotgun sequence and includes:
- the LOC117222352 gene encoding dual specificity protein phosphatase 19: MDLKTLLNTKKSHLKPCKTIVTNTLGQRYEEVGEERKELSPGTPFVMDNKPDIRIAKVIPGLFLSSQDPVVNIEILQTHNIHSILSIGIDAPLKFDGIKYYYCDLLDLPEVDVTVSIEKCIKIIDENRIENILVHCNAGVSRSPTIVISYLMVYEGLSFDDAYYKVKQVRDCIKPNEGFIKQLRTLQMTCNG